The sequence GACTTTGGAGGGGAATAAGGGCTGGAGACATCGTCCAAAACATCTTGGACGTTAGTGTTTGTAAGTGCCTGACAGGAGAGAATAACATGCTTTGGCCTCAATTGCCTTTTAGCAGGTTGCCTTGAAGGAGATGTTTTCTGTTTCTTGGTGTTTTACTTGTGTTCTCACGAGCCTTGAGATGCTGgcctttgatttgatttggaattaGATGGTTGGAACATCACCTTTCATGGCCACCAAAAATGAGACGATTCCAAAATCTCGCAGCTTTGTCTTGGCTTCTTATGATCACACGGCACTTGTTCCCATTATTATGCttcattcctttttttattatattcttgttTGACACTCTTTTGGGGGGCTCTAGTAGAGACGTGAAGGTATACAGGAATATGATATGGTTCTTTTTTCTCACAGTATTGATATGGAGGAAAGGGTAGGGAATGATCCTTGGGTCCAGTGATGCCTTGGAGGCTGTCTTGCACGCTTCCTTCTCTCTTGTTAATTCTCTCATTCTCTATCCTGTTTTGTCTTGGGGCTCGTGGAGGGGATTCTGGGGAGGATAGCATGCCGGTTTGATAGCTTTAAGACACTGTTGTTGGCTTCAAAGTTCAAAGTATAGCCATGCCTCCGCTCTGACCTGCCCAACAAATCCCTTGTCCTATTATCTCCATCCACCTCGCCCTTCCATTGACCAATCTATAATTTCTATCTGTAGACATGAATGGGAAGCTTATTTTATTACGGGTATGAAAGAGTTATATTCCGTGAAAGATAAAAGAGATCTCTTAAAAGCGCTGGTCACCTACCTCTTACCCTGCGGATTCTTAGACTCGTATTCTTAGGAGCCATTTCAATAACAAGAAATTTCTCAATAATACTGATTTCTCATAGCTCTTAAGAGTACCAAagattcataaaaaattaagtcaattcaaaaaaaaaaaaaaattaaattaaattaaataacacTTGATTTCAACGTCATAATTGATCGAATTATATTTAAAGTTCAATCAACAAGCCATCGCTAAGTAGCTCTAAATTTTAGCAGATATGTCATTCACTAAAGAGACGCAAATTGCATTTTCAATGGTTTCCTTTGAGGTGAGAGTGAAATTTACAATTACGACAGGAGCCAGAAATTCGTTAAAAAGTCTAGTTGCTCATgcattcaaaatattaatttgctattaatatattttctatttccaCAACAACTGGCTGCTGCTGCTTGAGTAAATGTCTATAACgctttgttttaaaatttaaaaaaaaaaaaaaattaaaaaagaaaaaaagatgtgTACCACTTGTATATTGCAGCGTCTCTTGTATGATTCCGCAGAGGATTTCCACCCAACAATAATCCTTTCAAATGACATAAAAACGGGCCAAACATCCGCATGCTAATTTTTAtatctcaaaattaaaaaggaGACCTGGGGGATACTCACGGAGCACAAAATGACAAGCATGTATGCACACTGTTGGATTTTGAATCAGTGATATGTAACAACAACTAGAAACCCTGTGTCATTAGGAATCCATAGCAGTGTCTTCCTCAGCTATGGCGATGGTTCCCGCCTTACCCATCATGACAGCAGTCAACATTAGTTTACCAGCATCAGGGAAATCCTTGTGCTGCATAAGAATTCCTTCCACTGAAGACACGGGATCCTTCAAGGTCGGAAATTCCACATCGTCCTTTTGAAGAGGCAACACTTCATCGAAACCCACATCGTAGGTCACAGCTTCAGGTCCGTAACAGAGGTGTGCAACCTTGAAGAGTATCGTTTCTCTGAGATACTCGAGGGTTACTTCATCACTCCAGCCTTCTGATGTTGATGCTTGGCAGAGAGCTACCCAATCATCTTGGTCAGCAGCATTTCTCCAGCATTCCTCAAGAAGGGCTCTGTTGGAGCTCCGGAAGGAAGAGCTTGCCCATGCAAAAACTCCAAAGGCTAGCAAAGCGAGCTCCTTTGTTTTTCCTCTCAAGCACAACTCAACAAGTTCTCCGGCAGGAAGTGGCCTGTTTACATCTTGGTGTTCTTCGCTGTTTTTTAAGTTCTTGATTATCTCTTCCTGTCTCAcagaagaaattttataaaatgatgACAAACCATGTTTTAgcaaatttaatcaattataGCATTTTGCTAGAGTAGAGCAGACATTCAAGGGTATTATTGCAAATGACACATGACACATCATTCAAAATCAGATCTAACCACGCTTAATGCAGTTTAAGAACAAGAAATCTCATATAGCACATAATCAATGACAACAACAAACAGCAAGGGCATAtgccttatttatttatgtatactCAAGAACACAAATTATTTCTGCCACACATTACAAAGAGAATTACATCTGCAAATAACTAATGCATATAGATAACTTTATGTAAATAGGATGGCATTCTTGTgagcaatgatgatgataatgcaCTAGGTGAGCTTATCCTTTCACAGAGTTTAACGTTTtaaaaattcaaggaaaatgCTATTTCAGCAAATGAGCATGTTCTTAaaagatttttcatattttcaacaAATTGTGTAGATTTTCCTTATCCGCTACCCAgacaaaactttaaaaataataataaaataataaacaaaccaCCTGCAGTTTTTTTAGAATCTAAGCATGAGCCAACTAGAATAGAATTTCAAGTAAAATTCACAGAGGAATCtcaaatatgaaaagaaattgaATTAAGGGTGTATAAACCGTCACCTGCAGCTTTAGAATCTGCAAATCAGCATCTATACGCTTCAATGACAACTCAAACCCGGGAGCTTTTCCTATTCAGTAATTAAAATGTATATTAGCTGCTAACACTGAAGCCAAACACAAATCAAACTATTTCATGACTGAATAAGGTGAGCATCTCACTAGCAGTTGAAGTAACTGATTCACTATCCCTGTTGTAGATACCTCAGTTAAGAGTGGAACGCTCATTATGCAACTTAAACAACATTGCTTTATATGTGCAGTTAACAACAAACATTGCAGTGTAGTTCATTAAGCCTGCCATACTTCACAGCTGATATAGGGTGGTAGGACATTGATATAGCATAAAATTAACATCCAGGATAGAgttttaatttctattaatgATAAGGCATTAGTCATTGAGGGTTAATTGTAAAACAGAATTTAGCCAGTTCATTGGTCCCTCCCCTCTGCATTCaacttttaataatattggtttATCTTATCATTGATTATTTTTGACAATAAAGCAAATCCTGAAGGAGGCAAGGAAACATGAAAAAACCCCTAGCTTTTGGATGTGACAAAATCAAGAAGACAGTAGAATATGGCATTTAGGGTAAACCAGATGTGATAATTTGTTATATTCAAGTAACAAGAAATGGGAAAGCTATTTAAGCATTGCTAACCTGCCACTGCAGATATTTTTGAGAGATTAAGTAGACGCCTTCTGTCTTCCAAAGAAACAGCCCTTTTGCCCTGTGCTGGGCCAGAAGGCCCCGATTCATCTCCACTCAGTAACATAGAGCCATCATCTGGAGAAAGAGCAACAATGTGAAGAGTTTCTGAAGCAGAGGAGAACTGGTTCAAGAATATTTCGTGAAGCCACAATAGATCTTTGTGTTCCTTCAGAAAACTAGCGAGTTCTTCCTGGAATTCTTCCCCAAGCCTCAACAATTTAGCATGCTGGCACCTTTGAATCAGCTGCTTAAACACGAAATTGCAGAATCCTCCTTTGGGCCCAATGCTATCATGCTGCATCATGCATCAAATACGAAAATCAAGGCTAAGACCAACACAAATGGAAAGAAGGCTTCATAagacattttataaaaaatgtgaACTACTGTCAATAATGCCATCACATGCATAAAACTCGACATTTACTCGTAAAAGAACTTTCACTGAAAAAGAAATTCTCAAGTAATTGCGCAGATATTCTCACCATAAGAGATCGAAGAAGCCCAGTATCATTTAGATCATAGCAAATGAGCCATAGCGTCTGGTAGCCTTCATGACGCTTAGCAATGGACAGCAGAGGTGAGGAAACCTCCCTGTATATAGCTTCTTTTAGCACAGCATCTTCAACACCCTTACTTGTGTCCTGAAAGGCAACAACAATTTACCATCAAAATATGTGTCATAAACGAAATTGTGTCCTTCACTTTTAGGAGTTTAGCTAGTTTTCAATTTCTAGGTGCATGCAATGAGTAAATAACAGTCATAGATGTGGCATGATACATTGCCAACTCATTTAATTACCTCCGTTAAGCTCATCGTAATTAACCAATGATATTGCAAATCCAATAGGTAAGAAGCAGGTGCATGAGAATGGTTAAAAGAAAGAATGCCCTATAATGACAAAAAGTGAAgcaaaaatgaaaaaccaagaaagcaacaaaaaagTTGACCTGATATCTTGCATCCACAATTCTTTTGGTTTGTTCATAAAGGGTAGCAAGAATTTCATCCCTTCTCCTACAGTATTCCTCAATTAAACCTCTGTGTTCTTCAGCACGTTCAATTTTGGCTGTGATTGCACCAGTATAGGAATCCAATAAAATATCTGCTAGCCCTTGTAACTGAGAACATAACCCTAATTTGGATGACATATCAATGACAGCTGCTTCTTTTAAAAGTTGCATTATATATGAAGCTAAGCTCCACAGGCCTGATCGTACCACTGGATGACAATTCCAAGGGGTTAGACCCTCAGGAGAAGGGTACCAGGTCTGATGCTCATCTCTGTAATGCATGGCAGCCTGAATCAAAGTTGTGATGGCATTTGATACTTCATAAGCTCGCTGAATCTGAACTAGAAAAGATTGATCACTGCCAACTACATACTGAAGGTGATGTGATAAGCAAGAGAAGAGTTCTTCCACATCTGATACTTTACTATAAAATACTTCAGCATTTTCTCGATCCATTAGAAGAACGGTATTTCTGCGAGCCTTCTCACCAACTAATTGAATAAGGTTCCAAAGAGATCCAACTGCTTGATTTCGTGCATGCAATGCTGGTGAGCCAGACTCATTTGATCGGTCTTGGCTAAGCAAATTTTGTAATTCCCTGAGCTGGATGACAGCAGCCAGCTTTTCACCATGTTCCATGACAGTAAGCAAACAATTTCCTGAGAGCCAAAATCATATTTCGTATTTAAAATAGGTTCCACCATACATTCATGGacaaaagtaaaaattaaatcttcatGTGAAGGAAAAGAATTTTGCCAActctgaaaataataataataataataacattgctTTAGAGACTAGGATCAAGTATAGGCATGCAAATAAAAACCATTCCTCTCTATAGGGATATTCTCACCTCCTACTATACTCTTACATTACAATTCTTCCATTGCATCATTAAACCATGGCACCTCCAAATGAAATAGCTTAAACACACACAATATAATTAAAGTGTAGATATAAACACCTTAAAGCAGAATAGTTAAGCGAGAACTCTTCAGAAAATGCCCTTCAAATATAGACTTGGTCACACTGAGTAACTGCACTAGACGCTAATTATTTCTTTAGCTTTTATTCAATAATTGTTTTATTCGAATATTTAAACAGTAAGCAATACCGGGTAGGGGGTGCAACATGCAATCAAGGCCTTGTAGATATGAAAATGGACGTATATTATGTATGAATACTAGAAGATAGAAAGGGAGAATATTATCCTCACTTTGTTTTGAAGAGAGTTCCTCGTGGCACTTGGACAAAGCAAGAAACTGAAGATACTTTTGATGCTTCTGCTGCTTGTCCAAAAGTAAGGATGAGATGACAGCTGAAGCCACAAATTCTGCCCCTCTTGTTGTTGTCCAGTGCTTGGCCAGTGTGTCAACAATGGACTTGCTCATGCGAGCAAACACATTAGTTTCACCTTCCTTTTCAAATGCCCCCTTCCTTTCAAGTTTTTCAAATGAACCTTCAACTTCACCAGACAAAAGAAATTTGTGAAACAGCTGACCTAGTAGGGCTTCTGCCTCTTCATCTTGAGCAGTTCGCTGGGCAATGCCCGTTAATGCTGACCGTTGTCTATCACCAGCACCCCATGCCTCAGAACTAGCCCTTCTAGGAACCAAATTGCCTCCAAATGCTTGGCTTCTTTTCTCCTCTTCAGAAACCCCTTCATTTGAGCTTCCCTTACGAGACAAGCTTCGCTCAGGTGGTTCAACCCCACCAAGCAAAACAGCCTTCTCAGGTATTGCCCACACTCCTGCCTTTTCAGTCAGCACAACCCAGGACCCTTCCTCAGTATCTTCCGTGGAAGGGAAAATGGAGGCATCTAACACTTTACCTGCATCCCATGGCAAG comes from Dioscorea cayenensis subsp. rotundata cultivar TDr96_F1 chromosome 15, TDr96_F1_v2_PseudoChromosome.rev07_lg8_w22 25.fasta, whole genome shotgun sequence and encodes:
- the LOC120277246 gene encoding nuclear pore complex protein NUP133; this translates as MFSPAVKRSHLVSQKDRNPGRSSPGSPSTPVVQNERIVSSSAIPSRPATGTPAPWTSRLSVLARIPSGNKTQKSADTDPIQPVFVGEFPQVVRNAVAGLPQRSVAGKTLLSGGMDKRTSLSWVICGNQLFFWSYLSAAVSKKCIVLEIPSSVLGNADASSKNSHWMVCVVPWGIAQPKSNKVLEQCNSAGVVMCNQKTRAVIYWPDIYSENGRTPTTSFATMLESKSSDSHDDLIGIEYSVEYERFTSLIVSEVSGASYECIGIACQSNGDLWCFRFTPTSICCEKVCRNMVDGCSNQSQMSKVYARSLLWRFESGSLKGSTREFFLLTDREIQCWTVTLTSDININRLWTHEIVNNDGDLGIKKDLAGQKHIWLLDMQVDDRGKEFTILVATLCKDRVSSSNYTQYSLLTMQYKPGLGSSVENDELVGDRVLEKKAPLQIVIPKARVEDDDFLLFMRLRVGGKPSGSAIILSGDGTATVANYWRGSTRLYQFDLPWDAGKVLDASIFPSTEDTEEGSWVVLTEKAGVWAIPEKAVLLGGVEPPERSLSRKGSSNEGVSEEEKRSQAFGGNLVPRRASSEAWGAGDRQRSALTGIAQRTAQDEEAEALLGQLFHKFLLSGEVEGSFEKLERKGAFEKEGETNVFARMSKSIVDTLAKHWTTTRGAEFVASAVISSLLLDKQQKHQKYLQFLALSKCHEELSSKQRNCLLTVMEHGEKLAAVIQLRELQNLLSQDRSNESGSPALHARNQAVGSLWNLIQLVGEKARRNTVLLMDRENAEVFYSKVSDVEELFSCLSHHLQYVVGSDQSFLVQIQRAYEVSNAITTLIQAAMHYRDEHQTWYPSPEGLTPWNCHPVVRSGLWSLASYIMQLLKEAAVIDMSSKLGLCSQLQGLADILLDSYTGAITAKIERAEEHRGLIEEYCRRRDEILATLYEQTKRIVDARYQDTSKGVEDAVLKEAIYREVSSPLLSIAKRHEGYQTLWLICYDLNDTGLLRSLMHDSIGPKGGFCNFVFKQLIQRCQHAKLLRLGEEFQEELASFLKEHKDLLWLHEIFLNQFSSASETLHIVALSPDDGSMLLSGDESGPSGPAQGKRAVSLEDRRRLLNLSKISAVAGKAPGFELSLKRIDADLQILKLQEEIIKNLKNSEEHQDVNRPLPAGELVELCLRGKTKELALLAFGVFAWASSSFRSSNRALLEECWRNAADQDDWVALCQASTSEGWSDEVTLEYLRETILFKVAHLCYGPEAVTYDVGFDEVLPLQKDDVEFPTLKDPVSSVEGILMQHKDFPDAGKLMLTAVMMGKAGTIAIAEEDTAMDS